A stretch of the Uranotaenia lowii strain MFRU-FL chromosome 3, ASM2978415v1, whole genome shotgun sequence genome encodes the following:
- the LOC129758581 gene encoding uncharacterized protein LOC129758581, with amino-acid sequence MKLFLLFAVLIAALASIDAQGCVRDDSDGRPACNAAEANQAWRNNWDPTAYWVCGASGTAATAARCPTEGMFDPTTRTCINWADWVWQPTCKPPSALA; translated from the exons ATGAAAC TTTTCCTGTTATTCGCCGTTCTGATTGCCGCTCTGGCTAGCATCGATGCCCAGGGGTGCGTCCGTGATGACTCCGATGGACGTCCGGCCTGTAACGCTGCTGAGGCCAACCAGGCCTGGCGTAACAACTGGGACCCCACCGCCTACTGGGTATGTGGAGCTTCCGGAACCGCTGCCACTGCTGCCCGTTGCCCAACAGAGGGCATGTTCGATCCCACCACCCGCACCTGCATCAACTGGGCCGATTGGGTTTGGCAGCCAACTTGCAAGCCCCCAAGTGCTCTGGCCTAA